The following are from one region of the Natronosporangium hydrolyticum genome:
- a CDS encoding Imm10 family immunity protein, with translation MPGEDSVPRVLRDAGEDDSGGYVVGVRESTDPESWSMLFMECYDAGGEHGIDPGMDSYCLVVDPGQVTCYGGVRECEINGSELRLVLAEDAAATLGLPIEQCFVLDLPAQQIGLLSRGLRRVLTSGRHDLAPQRLVV, from the coding sequence ATGCCTGGCGAGGACTCCGTGCCGCGCGTGCTACGGGACGCTGGTGAGGACGACAGCGGCGGTTATGTGGTGGGTGTTCGTGAGAGCACTGACCCCGAGTCCTGGTCCATGTTGTTCATGGAGTGTTACGACGCCGGCGGCGAGCATGGGATCGATCCCGGGATGGACTCTTACTGCCTCGTGGTCGACCCGGGCCAGGTCACCTGCTACGGCGGCGTGCGTGAGTGCGAAATCAACGGCTCCGAACTGCGGCTCGTACTCGCCGAGGACGCGGCCGCCACGCTTGGCCTGCCAATCGAGCAGTGTTTCGTTCTGGACCTCCCGGCCCAGCAGATTGGCCTGCTTTCTCGCGGACTGCGCAGGGTGCTGACCTCCGGCCGCCATGACCTCGCGCCGCAACGACTTGTGGTCTGA
- a CDS encoding deoxyribonuclease IV — MRPLGAHAPSSGGLAKSALPYLDAAGAEAVQVFVGNPRGWARSAGDPKQDAAFRAGCEERQIPAFVHASLLVNLGSPTPETVRRSAEALDHALTRAAAIGARAVVFHAGSAVTDGHYPAAMRQVRESLLPMLDDLAGHDGPRLLVEPSAGGGRSLAARVEQLAEFLAAVDRHPQLGICFDTCHVWAAGHDVASAGGMAATLDALVSECGADRLQLVHANDSKDGCGSTRDRHENIGQGTIGEPGFAELLAHPATAGVPVIVETPTERHHGHAADIATLRRLGAARVRS; from the coding sequence ATGCGGCCGCTCGGCGCTCACGCCCCCAGCTCGGGTGGGCTGGCCAAGAGCGCGCTGCCCTACCTCGACGCGGCCGGGGCGGAGGCGGTGCAGGTCTTCGTCGGCAATCCGCGCGGGTGGGCCCGGTCGGCCGGCGATCCCAAGCAGGATGCCGCGTTCCGCGCCGGCTGCGAGGAGCGGCAGATCCCGGCCTTTGTACACGCCTCGCTGCTGGTCAACCTGGGCTCCCCTACCCCGGAGACGGTACGCCGATCGGCCGAGGCGCTCGATCATGCGCTGACCCGGGCAGCCGCGATCGGGGCGCGGGCGGTGGTGTTCCACGCCGGCAGCGCGGTCACCGACGGCCACTATCCGGCCGCTATGCGCCAGGTCCGGGAGTCGCTACTGCCGATGTTGGACGACCTGGCCGGCCACGACGGTCCGCGGTTGCTGGTCGAACCGAGCGCGGGCGGCGGCCGTTCACTCGCCGCCCGGGTGGAACAGCTGGCGGAGTTCCTCGCCGCCGTCGACCGGCACCCGCAGCTCGGGATCTGCTTCGACACCTGCCACGTGTGGGCGGCCGGCCACGACGTGGCCTCGGCGGGTGGCATGGCCGCCACATTGGACGCCCTGGTCAGCGAGTGCGGCGCCGACCGGCTCCAACTGGTGCACGCCAACGACTCCAAAGACGGCTGCGGCTCGACCCGCGACCGGCACGAAAACATCGGGCAGGGCACCATCGGTGAGCCCGGCTTCGCCGAGTTGCTCGCCCACCCAGCCACCGCCGGCGTACCGGTGATCGTCGAGACTCCCACCGAGCGGCACCACGGGCACGCGGCCGACATCGCCACCCTGCGCCGGCTCGGCGCGGCGCGGGTCAGGAGCTAG
- a CDS encoding ABC transporter ATP-binding protein, which yields MTTALLTADDLHLSFGSTQALDSASLQVYAGEVLALMGPSGSGKSTLLHCLAGILTPDAGQVSYAGRNLSGMSDTERSALRRTEFGFVFQFGQLVPELSCLENVALPLRLAGVGRREAHRRAAEWLERVDVADVAQKRPGQASGGQAQRVAVARALVTQPRVVFADEPTGALDSLNGERVMELLTTAARDSGAAVVLVTHEARVAAYSDREAVVRDGRVREQEYAR from the coding sequence ATGACAACCGCCCTGCTCACCGCAGACGACCTCCACCTGAGCTTCGGCTCCACCCAGGCGCTCGACTCCGCGTCACTACAGGTGTACGCCGGCGAGGTGCTGGCCCTGATGGGCCCCTCCGGCTCCGGCAAATCGACGCTCCTGCACTGCCTGGCCGGCATCCTCACGCCGGATGCCGGCCAGGTGTCGTACGCCGGAAGAAACCTTTCCGGGATGTCGGACACCGAGCGCAGCGCCCTACGCCGTACCGAATTCGGTTTCGTCTTCCAGTTCGGCCAGCTGGTGCCGGAGCTGAGCTGCCTGGAGAACGTGGCGTTGCCGCTCCGGCTGGCCGGGGTCGGCCGCCGGGAGGCCCACCGCCGCGCGGCGGAGTGGCTGGAGCGGGTGGACGTCGCCGACGTGGCGCAGAAACGGCCCGGCCAGGCGTCCGGCGGCCAGGCGCAGCGGGTGGCGGTCGCCCGGGCGCTGGTCACGCAGCCCCGGGTGGTCTTCGCCGACGAGCCGACCGGCGCGCTCGACTCCCTCAACGGGGAACGGGTCATGGAGCTGCTCACCACCGCCGCCCGCGACAGCGGCGCCGCGGTGGTGCTCGTCACCCACGAAGCCCGAGTCGCCGCCTACTCCGACCGGGAGGCCGTGGTCCGCGACGGCCGGGTGCGCGAGCAGGAGTACGCCCGATGA
- a CDS encoding glucose 1-dehydrogenase → MKAIAVSPKKIDSSRLIELPRPSVTDVPDGRGVLVRMLRVGLDGTDREIDSGDYGEPPPGEDMLVTGHESFGRVVEVGPAVTELTPDEYVVALVRRAGHSRYDLVDLFDLTTDDSFQEHGISRVHGFLTEYLVAEPRYLVRVPSPLAHVGVLLEPASVVAKGLMQAYDVQRRLRVWQPQRAAVFGAGAIGLLAALLLRIRGLSVTVFALEPPGSTQARLARALGAEYVSTAGAPGPAATPAAYDLIFEATGYAPVVFDAMTALAKNGILMLASVTNGDRRVEVPVDALNRDFVLGNKAMVGTVNANREHFEAAIRDLAVAELEYPGWLSRLLTHRVEGLDRYPEALTALAAPDAIKVYVEVAPG, encoded by the coding sequence ATGAAGGCCATCGCGGTGTCGCCCAAAAAGATCGACAGTTCGCGGCTGATCGAGTTGCCGCGGCCATCGGTGACCGATGTCCCGGACGGACGGGGGGTGCTGGTCCGGATGTTGCGGGTGGGGCTCGACGGCACCGACCGGGAGATCGACTCCGGGGATTACGGCGAGCCACCACCTGGTGAGGACATGCTGGTCACTGGGCATGAAAGCTTCGGCAGGGTGGTGGAGGTCGGGCCGGCGGTGACCGAGCTGACGCCGGACGAGTACGTGGTCGCGCTGGTCCGGCGGGCCGGTCACAGCCGCTACGACCTGGTGGACTTGTTCGACCTGACCACCGACGACAGCTTTCAGGAACACGGCATCAGCCGCGTCCACGGCTTCCTCACCGAGTATCTGGTGGCCGAGCCGCGGTATCTGGTTCGGGTACCATCGCCGCTGGCCCATGTCGGGGTACTGCTGGAACCCGCCAGTGTGGTGGCGAAGGGGCTCATGCAGGCGTACGACGTGCAGCGGCGGCTGCGAGTGTGGCAGCCGCAGCGGGCGGCGGTGTTCGGGGCCGGCGCCATCGGGCTGCTCGCCGCGCTGCTGCTGCGGATCCGTGGACTGTCGGTGACGGTGTTCGCGCTGGAACCACCGGGGTCGACCCAGGCCCGGCTCGCTCGGGCGCTCGGCGCCGAGTATGTGAGCACCGCGGGGGCGCCCGGACCGGCGGCCACCCCCGCCGCGTACGACCTGATCTTCGAGGCGACCGGGTACGCGCCGGTGGTCTTCGACGCCATGACCGCGTTGGCGAAGAACGGCATCCTGATGCTCGCCAGCGTCACCAACGGAGACCGCCGGGTCGAGGTCCCCGTTGACGCGCTGAATCGGGACTTCGTGCTCGGGAACAAGGCAATGGTGGGCACCGTGAACGCCAACCGGGAGCACTTCGAGGCGGCGATCCGGGACCTCGCGGTGGCGGAGCTGGAGTACCCCGGTTGGCTCTCGCGCCTGCTCACTCACCGGGTCGAAGGACTCGACCGTTACCCAGAGGCGCTCACCGCGCTGGCCGCCCCCGACGCGATCAAGGTCTACGTCGAGGTGGCACCGGGCTGA
- a CDS encoding FtsX-like permease family protein: MSAHPPQQRGTTTRWWHDLALGLRLSVAGGRAGWARLALICAGVTLGVAMLFIAATIPAIAGAQNARVADRTEVWTSDLPPREDTLLIADARTAYGDRSIHGKLLQPDGLKAPLPPGLEQQPAPREMVVSPALADLLDTEEGALLRERWDAQVVGTIGPEGLEGPGEYAFYLGTDQLTEDALRIDTFGRSSSSSSLDPVMLLLSAVGVAVLLVPVVILVATAVRFGGEARDRQLAAIRLVGADTAMTRRVAAGETLAGALLGLVAGAALYVLIGLAAYRLVPPGLSFYLTDLRPVPALAVLVAVSVPVGAVLITLTTLRRVLVEPLGVVRLSGDRRRRLWWRLILPAAGLALLYPMHAGLADQPQGFEFRVAAGLAALLIGVALLLPWLVEATVRRLGGGGPAWQLAVRRLQLDSGTAVRAVSGIAVAVAGVIALQGLVAALDAEYTVETTRDTEHFQAEVRPFAADPQGEWAAALAADPAVRAVSTTTTTAAEPIGTVTGDAPYTDVTIGDCAALEAIAQVDECADGDVFLVDNPERQEPEPGGDYLLGSEHYGAEPEDKVEWTLPTSARTVPAHPGDMHGGTRILVTPAAIDTSSLPASPVDLLVALDSSPDALDQLRNAAAAVDPSASVSLIESRNLVGLFEGLRQGLLVGTVALLILIGASMLVNVAEQLRERRRLLAVLVAFGTRRRTLTGSILYQVGIPVLLGLSLAVLTGVGVAAILQLAAETPIRLDWPGIGATAGTAALVVLATTAASLPLLWRLTTPGGLRSE, from the coding sequence ATGAGCGCCCACCCGCCGCAACAACGCGGCACGACGACTCGCTGGTGGCACGACCTGGCGCTCGGGCTACGGCTCAGCGTGGCCGGCGGCCGCGCCGGCTGGGCCCGACTGGCCCTGATCTGCGCCGGAGTGACCCTGGGCGTCGCGATGCTCTTCATCGCCGCCACCATCCCGGCGATCGCCGGGGCGCAGAACGCCCGGGTGGCGGACCGCACCGAGGTCTGGACCAGCGACCTGCCGCCCCGCGAGGACACGCTGCTGATCGCCGACGCCCGCACTGCCTACGGCGACCGCTCGATCCACGGCAAGCTGCTGCAGCCCGACGGCCTCAAGGCACCCCTGCCACCCGGGCTTGAGCAGCAGCCGGCCCCCCGCGAGATGGTGGTCTCGCCGGCGCTCGCCGACCTGCTCGACACCGAAGAGGGCGCGCTGCTGCGCGAACGATGGGACGCGCAGGTGGTCGGCACTATCGGCCCGGAGGGCCTGGAAGGGCCCGGAGAATACGCCTTCTACCTCGGCACCGACCAGCTCACCGAGGATGCCCTCCGGATCGACACATTCGGACGGTCAAGCTCCAGCTCCTCGCTCGACCCAGTGATGCTGCTGCTCAGCGCCGTCGGCGTCGCCGTCCTGCTGGTCCCGGTAGTGATCCTCGTGGCGACCGCCGTCCGCTTCGGCGGCGAGGCCCGCGACCGGCAGCTCGCCGCGATCCGGCTGGTCGGCGCCGACACCGCGATGACCCGCCGGGTCGCCGCCGGGGAGACGTTGGCCGGCGCGCTGCTGGGGCTGGTCGCCGGCGCAGCGCTATATGTCCTCATCGGCCTGGCCGCCTACCGGCTCGTCCCGCCCGGCCTGAGCTTCTACCTGACCGATCTCCGGCCGGTCCCGGCGCTGGCGGTGCTGGTCGCGGTCTCGGTCCCGGTCGGCGCGGTGCTGATCACCCTCACGACGCTGCGGCGGGTGCTGGTGGAGCCGCTCGGCGTGGTCCGGCTCAGCGGCGACCGGCGCCGCCGGCTGTGGTGGCGGCTGATCCTGCCCGCCGCCGGGCTGGCGCTGCTCTACCCGATGCACGCCGGGCTGGCCGACCAGCCGCAGGGTTTCGAGTTCCGGGTGGCGGCCGGACTGGCGGCGTTGCTGATCGGGGTGGCGCTGCTCCTGCCCTGGCTGGTCGAGGCGACCGTCCGGCGGCTCGGCGGCGGCGGACCCGCCTGGCAGCTGGCGGTCCGCCGGCTCCAGCTCGACAGCGGCACCGCGGTCCGGGCGGTCTCCGGCATCGCCGTCGCGGTCGCCGGCGTGATCGCCCTGCAGGGGCTGGTCGCCGCCCTCGACGCTGAGTACACCGTCGAGACCACCCGGGACACCGAACACTTCCAGGCCGAGGTGCGGCCCTTCGCCGCCGACCCGCAGGGCGAGTGGGCGGCCGCGCTCGCCGCCGACCCGGCGGTCCGCGCCGTCAGCACCACGACCACCACCGCCGCCGAGCCCATCGGCACAGTCACCGGCGACGCGCCCTACACCGACGTCACCATCGGTGACTGTGCGGCGCTTGAGGCCATCGCCCAGGTGGACGAGTGTGCCGACGGTGATGTCTTCCTGGTCGACAACCCGGAGCGGCAAGAGCCCGAACCCGGCGGCGACTACCTGCTCGGGTCGGAGCACTACGGCGCCGAGCCCGAAGACAAGGTGGAGTGGACCCTGCCCACGAGCGCCCGCACCGTGCCCGCCCACCCCGGTGACATGCACGGCGGCACCCGGATCCTGGTCACCCCCGCGGCGATCGACACCAGCTCGCTGCCGGCCAGCCCGGTCGACCTGCTGGTGGCGCTGGACTCCTCCCCCGACGCGCTGGATCAGCTGCGCAACGCCGCCGCCGCGGTGGACCCCAGCGCCTCGGTGTCGCTGATCGAATCCCGCAACCTGGTGGGCCTGTTCGAGGGCCTCCGGCAAGGGTTGCTGGTCGGCACCGTCGCGCTGCTCATCCTCATCGGCGCCAGCATGCTGGTCAATGTGGCCGAACAACTCCGGGAACGCCGCCGGTTGCTGGCCGTGCTGGTCGCCTTCGGCACCCGCCGCCGCACCCTGACCGGGTCGATCCTCTACCAGGTCGGCATCCCGGTGCTGCTCGGGCTCTCCCTCGCCGTGCTCACCGGGGTCGGGGTCGCCGCGATCCTGCAGCTGGCGGCCGAGACCCCGATCCGGCTCGACTGGCCCGGCATCGGCGCCACCGCCGGCACCGCCGCGCTGGTCGTCCTCGCCACCACAGCGGCCAGCCTGCCGCTGCTCTGGCGGCTGACCACCCCGGGCGGGCTACGCAGCGAGTAG
- a CDS encoding TA system VapC family ribonuclease toxin yields the protein MTFLLDANVVVALCAADHVHHEVASAWFSQTQEPFATTPITQGSVLRFLLREGVDAANALEVMGSVTGHPRHEFWPGDLPFTNETLRGVVGHRQVTDAYLANQARRRGGKVATLDKGLVALHADVATLVR from the coding sequence GTGACGTTCTTGCTGGATGCGAACGTCGTGGTTGCCCTGTGCGCTGCCGACCATGTCCACCACGAGGTGGCCTCAGCCTGGTTTTCCCAGACGCAGGAACCGTTCGCGACGACTCCGATCACCCAGGGCTCGGTATTACGCTTCTTGCTCAGGGAAGGTGTGGATGCTGCTAACGCGCTTGAGGTAATGGGCAGCGTGACCGGTCACCCACGTCACGAGTTCTGGCCGGGCGATCTTCCATTCACCAACGAGACGCTCCGGGGTGTGGTCGGGCACCGTCAGGTGACCGATGCCTACCTTGCCAACCAGGCGCGACGGCGAGGTGGCAAGGTTGCCACGCTCGATAAAGGATTGGTCGCGCTCCACGCAGACGTGGCTACGCTGGTACGTTGA
- a CDS encoding ABC transporter ATP-binding protein has product MKSISLAAVTVGYGDGPPVLREVSMTAPPGQLTALTGPSGAGKTTALRTMAGLLRPTTGEVLMAGQSRRAAPDAGRVAFIPQGNGLATVLTVEENLLVALAAANVEPAARSAAATALDRLGLRDQRDQLLEELSGGQQQRAAVARGLVLAADVVLADEVTSELDEPNRERVLSLLRSEAERGAAVVLATHDPAASEVCDAEVRLRDGRVEQLR; this is encoded by the coding sequence ATGAAATCGATCTCACTGGCGGCGGTGACGGTCGGCTACGGTGACGGGCCGCCGGTGCTGCGGGAGGTGTCGATGACCGCGCCGCCAGGCCAGCTCACCGCGCTCACCGGCCCTTCCGGGGCCGGCAAGACCACCGCGCTGCGGACCATGGCCGGGCTGCTGCGTCCGACCACCGGCGAGGTGCTGATGGCGGGGCAGAGCCGCCGCGCGGCACCGGACGCCGGCCGGGTCGCCTTCATCCCGCAGGGCAATGGGCTGGCCACGGTCCTCACGGTCGAGGAGAACCTGCTGGTCGCGCTCGCCGCCGCCAACGTCGAGCCGGCGGCGCGGTCGGCGGCGGCTACGGCGCTGGACCGACTGGGCCTGCGCGACCAGCGCGACCAGTTGCTGGAGGAGCTCTCCGGCGGGCAGCAGCAGCGGGCGGCGGTGGCCCGCGGGCTGGTCCTCGCCGCCGACGTGGTGCTGGCCGACGAGGTCACCAGTGAACTCGACGAACCAAACCGGGAACGGGTGTTGTCGCTGCTGCGCAGCGAAGCCGAACGGGGGGCGGCGGTGGTGCTCGCCACCCACGATCCGGCCGCTTCGGAGGTCTGCGACGCCGAGGTACGGCTCCGGGACGGGCGGGTTGAGCAGCTCCGTTGA
- a CDS encoding RCC1 domain-containing protein, whose protein sequence is MLAWGQNLDGQLGIGLPNDRDIPVPSSLPAGVTTTQVAAGSSHSLALTDTGQVLAWGNNFAGQLGTGNFSPSTVPVYVMLPEDTVVTSIAAGSFHSLAVTDTGQVLAWGFNGQGQLGNGTNVPRSNLPVDVLLDPGVVVTGIAAGDSHSLAVTATGEALAWGANGFGQLGDGTNDPSNVPVDVLLPPGVVVTGLAGGFAHSLAVTATGEALAWASTKPGNSATRPTRTAIPPSWWIPIRASSSPRWRPVRHTAWR, encoded by the coding sequence GTGCTCGCGTGGGGGCAGAACCTCGACGGCCAGCTGGGCATCGGGCTCCCCAACGACCGAGACATCCCCGTCCCGAGCTCGCTGCCCGCCGGCGTCACCACTACCCAAGTCGCCGCGGGTTCCAGCCATAGCCTGGCGTTGACCGACACTGGGCAGGTGCTCGCCTGGGGTAACAACTTCGCCGGTCAGCTGGGCACCGGCAACTTCTCCCCAAGCACCGTGCCGGTCTACGTCATGCTGCCCGAGGACACCGTAGTGACCAGCATCGCTGCCGGATCCTTTCACAGCCTGGCGGTAACCGACACGGGCCAGGTGCTCGCCTGGGGGTTCAATGGTCAGGGGCAACTCGGCAACGGAACCAATGTCCCCCGTAGCAACCTTCCCGTCGACGTGCTACTGGACCCCGGGGTGGTGGTCACCGGGATCGCCGCGGGCGACTCGCACAGCCTCGCCGTGACCGCCACCGGCGAGGCTCTGGCGTGGGGCGCCAACGGCTTCGGTCAGTTGGGTGACGGGACCAACGACCCCAGCAACGTCCCCGTTGACGTGCTGCTACCTCCCGGGGTTGTTGTCACGGGGTTGGCCGGCGGCTTCGCCCACAGCTTGGCGGTTACCGCCACCGGTGAAGCGCTGGCCTGGGCCTCAACGAAGCCGGGCAACTCGGCGACGCGACCAACGAGGACAGCAATACCCCCGTCCTGGTGGATACCGATCCGGGCGTCGTCGTCACCCAGGTGGCGGCCGGTTCGGCACACAGCTTGGCGCTGA
- a CDS encoding ABC-F family ATP-binding cassette domain-containing protein produces MANLINLDRVSKGYDAAGELLTEVSIGLDDTDRVGVVGRNGAGKSTLLRLLTRADEPDAGRVTHRRGLRVASLPQTLDLAGEATVGEVVLGTGWLAAGFDAEHEWAGDAEVRTILAGLGMPELGLDAPVGRMSGGERRRVALAALLVRATDVLVLDEPTNHLDVAGVDWLAAHLLGRRGALVVVTHDRWFLDTVCAKTWEVTDGTVHSYEGGYAAWTLARAERQRRAAATEARRQNLLRKEIAWLRRGPPARTSKPKFRIEAANALIADVPPPRDEVSLRRLATARLGKQVYDLTSVALHAGPRPILTDLTWQVGPGDRVAIVGANGAGKTTLLRLLAGVQPPTSGQLRVGSTVQPAYLSQELTELPSDQRTLTAVEQVARRVTLGDRELTASQLAEMFGFSGDRLWTPVADLSGGERRRLQLLRLLAGEPNVLLLDEPTNDLDTDTLAALEDLLDSWPGTMVVASHDRYLVERVADTVYGMFGDGRLVHLPGGVDEFLAAGAAGSTAPAAAGGAGQPSPAAPSRPATQERAARKELTRLERQLSKLERRESELHEQLATHATDYAKLSDLDQQLREVREQRTATEEAWLTLADQLPSS; encoded by the coding sequence ATGGCGAATCTCATCAACCTTGACCGGGTAAGCAAGGGCTACGACGCCGCCGGGGAGCTGCTCACCGAGGTCTCGATCGGGCTGGACGACACCGACCGGGTGGGCGTGGTCGGACGCAACGGCGCCGGCAAGAGCACCCTGCTGCGGCTGCTCACCCGCGCCGACGAGCCCGACGCCGGCCGGGTGACCCACCGTCGCGGGCTGCGGGTGGCTTCGTTGCCGCAGACGCTGGACCTGGCCGGCGAGGCGACCGTCGGCGAGGTGGTGCTCGGCACCGGCTGGCTGGCGGCGGGCTTCGACGCCGAGCATGAGTGGGCCGGCGATGCCGAAGTGCGCACCATCCTCGCCGGGCTGGGCATGCCTGAGCTCGGCCTGGACGCGCCGGTCGGGCGGATGTCCGGTGGCGAACGGCGCCGGGTGGCGCTCGCCGCACTGCTGGTGCGCGCCACTGACGTGCTGGTGCTCGACGAGCCCACCAACCATCTGGACGTCGCCGGGGTGGACTGGCTCGCCGCCCACCTGCTCGGCCGCCGAGGCGCGTTGGTAGTGGTCACCCACGACCGGTGGTTCCTGGACACGGTCTGCGCCAAGACCTGGGAGGTCACCGACGGCACGGTCCACAGCTACGAGGGCGGCTACGCGGCCTGGACGCTGGCCCGGGCCGAGCGGCAGCGGCGGGCGGCCGCGACCGAGGCTCGGCGCCAGAACCTGCTCCGAAAAGAGATCGCCTGGCTGCGCCGGGGGCCGCCGGCCCGGACCTCGAAGCCGAAGTTCCGGATCGAGGCGGCGAACGCGCTGATCGCCGACGTCCCACCGCCGCGAGACGAGGTGTCGCTGCGCCGGCTCGCCACCGCCCGGCTCGGCAAGCAGGTGTACGACCTGACGTCGGTGGCGCTCCATGCCGGGCCGCGGCCGATCCTGACCGACCTGACCTGGCAGGTCGGGCCGGGCGACCGGGTGGCGATCGTCGGGGCCAACGGCGCCGGCAAGACCACGCTGCTCCGGTTGCTCGCCGGGGTGCAGCCGCCCACGAGCGGGCAGCTGCGGGTGGGTAGCACCGTGCAGCCGGCGTACCTCTCGCAGGAGCTCACCGAACTCCCCTCGGATCAACGCACGTTGACCGCCGTCGAACAGGTAGCGCGACGGGTGACGTTAGGTGATCGGGAGCTGACCGCTTCTCAGCTCGCGGAGATGTTCGGCTTCTCGGGGGATCGGCTGTGGACGCCGGTGGCCGACCTCTCCGGCGGCGAGCGGCGACGGTTGCAGTTGTTGCGCCTGCTGGCAGGCGAACCGAACGTGCTGCTGCTCGACGAGCCCACCAACGACCTGGACACTGACACGTTGGCGGCGCTGGAGGACCTGCTGGATTCGTGGCCGGGCACGATGGTGGTCGCCAGCCACGACCGGTATCTAGTGGAGCGAGTCGCCGACACGGTCTACGGGATGTTCGGCGACGGCCGGCTGGTGCATCTGCCGGGGGGAGTGGACGAGTTTCTGGCGGCCGGGGCGGCGGGGTCCACGGCGCCGGCTGCCGCCGGCGGCGCCGGCCAGCCGAGCCCGGCCGCACCGTCCCGGCCGGCGACCCAGGAGCGGGCCGCCCGCAAGGAGCTGACCCGGTTGGAGCGGCAACTAAGCAAGCTGGAGCGGCGCGAATCCGAGCTGCACGAACAGCTCGCGACGCACGCCACCGACTACGCCAAGCTCTCCGACCTGGATCAGCAGCTGCGGGAGGTGCGGGAGCAGCGCACCGCCACCGAGGAGGCGTGGCTCACCCTCGCCGATCAGCTGCCTAGCTCCTGA
- a CDS encoding type II toxin-antitoxin system VapC family toxin, giving the protein MIIVDTGPLVALVNSSDADHARCVQWVEAANEPLLVPNTVLTEVCYLLQRRCGSKVEARFLRELGADDRFALVPILGEDLPRVADLIETYQDFPLGGADASVVTVAERLGVSRIATLDRRHSVVRPQHLPSFTLLPE; this is encoded by the coding sequence ATGATCATTGTCGATACAGGGCCGCTCGTCGCCCTGGTCAACTCCAGCGACGCAGATCATGCGCGCTGCGTCCAGTGGGTCGAGGCGGCCAACGAGCCGCTGCTCGTGCCCAACACCGTGTTGACCGAGGTCTGCTACCTCCTGCAACGCCGGTGCGGCAGCAAAGTTGAGGCCCGGTTCCTGCGGGAGTTGGGCGCCGACGACCGGTTCGCGCTGGTCCCGATCCTGGGAGAGGACCTGCCGCGCGTGGCGGATTTGATCGAGACGTACCAGGACTTCCCTCTGGGAGGAGCCGACGCTTCGGTCGTCACGGTCGCGGAACGGCTGGGTGTTTCCCGAATCGCTACCCTAGACCGTCGGCATTCGGTGGTGCGGCCCCAGCACCTACCCAGCTTCACTCTCCTGCCAGAGTAG
- a CDS encoding PadR family transcriptional regulator: MAIGQILLGLLESGPRHGYDLKRSYDERFGHARALHYGQVYSTLARLLKNGLVEVESEPGDGPDRKRYAITAAGVTDVADWLAKPEQPEPYLQSTLYNKVVLSLLTGRSAADLLDSQRSEHLRLMRELTRRKTTGDLADQLICDHALFHLEADLRWLELTAARLDQLTAQLRP; encoded by the coding sequence ATGGCAATCGGTCAGATCCTCCTCGGCTTACTCGAGTCCGGCCCACGGCACGGGTACGACCTCAAGCGCTCCTACGACGAACGCTTCGGCCACGCCCGGGCGCTGCACTACGGCCAGGTCTACTCGACCTTGGCGCGGCTGCTCAAGAACGGCCTGGTCGAGGTGGAGTCGGAGCCCGGAGACGGCCCCGACCGCAAGCGGTATGCGATCACCGCGGCCGGCGTCACCGACGTGGCCGACTGGCTGGCGAAGCCGGAGCAGCCCGAGCCGTACCTCCAGAGCACCCTCTACAACAAGGTTGTGCTGTCGCTGCTCACCGGGCGGAGCGCCGCCGACCTGCTCGACTCGCAACGCAGCGAACATCTGCGGCTGATGCGCGAGCTGACCCGCCGCAAGACCACCGGGGACCTAGCTGACCAGCTGATCTGCGACCACGCCCTGTTCCACCTGGAGGCCGACCTGCGCTGGCTGGAGCTCACCGCCGCCCGGCTCGACCAACTCACGGCGCAACTGCGGCCGTGA